CTTCGACAAAACTATGGGCCGAGGCCTTGGGCAACACCCGGGGCGGAATCAGGAAAAACCACGCGACGAAGGCGCCCGCCAGACACAACCACATCGAAAGCCGCAACAGGTTGTCAAGACTCACGGTATGCGCCTCGACCGCCAAAAATCCCTGCAGGGCACCGAGCGGTCCCGTGGCCGTGTGTCCATAACGCGAAATCTCCGCGGCCAGGGCATTACTCGCCCGCGCGCTGCCGCGCGACCAATAGACCGCCAGCACCGTCACGCCGATATTGGCGCTGAACACGCGTATGAAATTCGCGGTGGTGGCCGCCGCCGGTACCGCGGCGACCGCAATCTCGGACATGATGATCATGGTCAGCGGGACAAACAGGATGCCGACCCCGAGTCCCAGGACGACCAACGGCCAGAATAGATCGGATAGGGCGCTTCCCGGATGCACCGACAGCATGCCATAGGCGCCGCCCAGCAATAGAAAACTCAGGCTCGCCAGGCGCCGCAGGCCAAACACGCCTCGCAGATGGTCGAGGGCTGCCGACAAAGGCAGTGCCCCGAGGCCCACCGGTAGCAACAGGACCCCGCCCCACAGGCCGTTATATCCAAGGTCCTCTTCGGCCCACAACGGCAGAATCGATGCCCACCCCATGAATAGCGCCCAACCGAGACTCAAAAGCAACAGACCGAGCACATAATTGCGGCGCCTTAGATAATGGAACTGCAGCAGGGGATGACGCGCCCGCGCCTCATACCAGCCGAATAAATAAAGGCAGACGGCGGCCGCGAACGACGCGTCGCGAATGAATGGTGAGTACCACCAGCCGTGCTGCTCACCCTGATCCAGCACCACTTGTAGCGCCATGAGGCCCGCATAAAGGAGCGCAAAACCGAGAAAATCAAAGGGCGGGGCCTCGGATACGGGCAGGACCGTGGTCTCCCGGATACCACGGCCGCCCGCCCACAGCGCGACGAGCCACAGTGGCACCGTCAACCCAAAGATCAGGTGGAAACCGACCGTGGTCGCAAGCCACCCGCCGATCGCCGGTCCGACGAAAAACGGCAGGAGCATGGCGTTGCTCCAAAGCACAGTGACAATGCCATGACGACGCGTCGGGGTCGCGGCGAGAAACACACTCTGACTCAAGGGAACGAGAAGACCCGCGCCCAGGCCCTCCATCGCCCGCGAGACCAACATGACCCATAGGTTATGAGTGAATGCGCCTATGAGGCTGCCGGCCGCCGCCAACCATACCGCCCCCTGAAAGACCCGGCGCCGCCCGAAGCGACGCGTGCTCCACGGCATGAGCGTGATGCCAAGCGACCAATGCACCACGAAATAGGTGAGCGTCCAGAGCGCGCGGTAACTGCTGGTGGCAAGACCGCCGCCGATATAGGGAAAGATGGCCTGCACCCCAGCCCCCTCGAAAGAACCGAGCGCCAGCGCCAGACCCACGCCCCCAAATAGGGCGACCAGTCGGACGGGTTGGGGGTCGGGTTCGCGAGACACGGGGGACACAGACACTATTTTAGTATATCACTATATGAATATGTATTACAGATTAGCGATGCTACTGGAGAAGATCTCGCGCCGCGCGGCCCGGGCAGCGCCCGTCAATCCTCATATCCGGCGACGGTCTCGAGACCTGTATTGCGTTCGACAAAGGCCTCCCACTCCGCCCAGCCAAGCGGCACAAGGGGACCGTCGATGAGTGCCGGCAGGTCTCGGGCCGCTTCTTGATAGCGTGCCAGCGCCGCGAAGTCCGCCGGATATCGATCCGCATCCACCCCGACAAGTCCTCCATACCGCCGCGCCCGCTGCACGATCTCCCGCCAACCGTCGACGGGCTCGAGATCGACCGAGGAAGCCCCGTGGGAAAACAACCAGAGATAGATGTAATCAAACGACGGCCGGCCCTCCAGGTAGGCACGCAGGGCGCCCGCCGACGGCTGCGCGGTGAACACCATCCAGAACGGCAGGTAGCCGCGCGCGGCGGTAAGCTTGGGCTGCATGAGGATAAAGGACGAACCGAGCAGGCCGCGCGGCGTATATCCCCGACAGTGATACCAATGGGCGTAGAGATCGGCCACGACCGGACTCAGATCCTCGGGTCGCTCCATGACGAGCCCGCGCAGCCGCCACCCTTGTCGTCGCGCCAGCCGCTTCAGGTCATCGATCAATGTCGGTTCGAACCCCCATTCGGCCTCGGGCGCCCAGTCATCCGACGGCGGAGGCCGCCAGGTCCGTACAGCGGCCGCCTCGCGTCCCAGATAGGCGCGGATGCGCGCGCTGCCTTGATGATACTCCTCGGGAGACATGCCGCCCGCGCCGCCAAACTGAAAGACATGGCGCGGCCCGTAGCGATGCACGGGCCACCGCAAGCGGCAATCGACGATATACAAAGTCGCGCCGCGCGCAAGCGTCTCGGTCAGAAACCGGGCATAGGCCCGCGGAAGCCGACGCCATTTAAACCGAAAATAGCTCATGCCCGCGATCATGAGACGGTCCTGATTTGGGTCATGCATATGGTGCAATTGCAGATCCGGGTGGCGCCGCAGGATGCGCTCGGCCAAGGGCACCGCCCAGGCCGCATCGGCGGCCGGATCATCAGGGGAGATACCGTCCCGTCGCACCGGCATGAGAAAGGTCTGGGGAAGCCACGGGGCCCCAAGGGCCGCCGCCAAGTGAACGGCGGCGCCATTGGAGGCGCCGATCAAGGCCGCCGGGTAACGCCGCCTCGGGTAGCGGTCCACGGCCCAGTCCGCCACGGACTCCAACGCCGCTCCGGCGGCCGCGGCCGGCGGCACCGCCTCGAGTACCCCGCTCATCCGGTACAGTGAACGGCGCAGACGTTCAGGGACGCGGTTGGCAAGCGGCGCCATGCCGCGCACGATCGCCCTCAAGGGCCTTGGCATGGTGTCGATGAGGGCGTAATCCCCACCCGCCAGCGCCTCCGCCGTGGTCCGCAGCATGCTCGACGCCGAGTCGAAATTGGCGATATAACGGCATGACGAGGCGCTCATGATGGCAGCCGCAGGAAGGGCCGTACGGCATCCACGAAGGCCCCCGGCGCGGCGTAATGGACGGCGTGCCCCCATCCCCTGATCACGCGCAACTCGCCGTGCGGTGTAAGGCCCGCGAGATACCGCGCCCAGCGCATCGGCACCAGGGGATCATGTTCGCCACGCACTATGAGCGTCGGGGCCTTAATCCTCGGCATCTTATCCTCGATGCGATCAGCCAGCGCCATGCGTGCCGTACCGAAGGCACGGCGCAGACCGGCCCGCCAATAATCCCCCAGGGAGATCGCCGTCAGCGAGGCAGGCTCGTAGCGGGAATTGGCGATAAGCCTGCGCCCTTGCAACCCCATGCGCCGGGCGCTGGCATCCACCGTCGGGCCCTGAAGAACGATACGGTCGATACGCTCCGGATGGCGCACGGCAAGCTCCGCGATGATC
The DNA window shown above is from Acidiferrobacter sp. SPIII_3 and carries:
- a CDS encoding MFS transporter, producing the protein MSPVSREPDPQPVRLVALFGGVGLALALGSFEGAGVQAIFPYIGGGLATSSYRALWTLTYFVVHWSLGITLMPWSTRRFGRRRVFQGAVWLAAAGSLIGAFTHNLWVMLVSRAMEGLGAGLLVPLSQSVFLAATPTRRHGIVTVLWSNAMLLPFFVGPAIGGWLATTVGFHLIFGLTVPLWLVALWAGGRGIRETTVLPVSEAPPFDFLGFALLYAGLMALQVVLDQGEQHGWWYSPFIRDASFAAAVCLYLFGWYEARARHPLLQFHYLRRRNYVLGLLLLSLGWALFMGWASILPLWAEEDLGYNGLWGGVLLLPVGLGALPLSAALDHLRGVFGLRRLASLSFLLLGGAYGMLSVHPGSALSDLFWPLVVLGLGVGILFVPLTMIIMSEIAVAAVPAAATTANFIRVFSANIGVTVLAVYWSRGSARASNALAAEISRYGHTATGPLGALQGFLAVEAHTVSLDNLLRLSMWLCLAGAFVAWFFLIPPRVLPKASAHSFVEETENESG
- a CDS encoding alpha/beta fold hydrolase, with product MFVHGLVIASRYMLPAARLLAAQTRVLAVDLPGYGRSAKPHHLLRIPELADALVEFLDANGLVRAHWVGNSFGCQIIAELAVRHPERIDRIVLQGPTVDASARRMGLQGRRLIANSRYEPASLTAISLGDYWRAGLRRAFGTARMALADRIEDKMPRIKAPTLIVRGEHDPLVPMRWARYLAGLTPHGELRVIRGWGHAVHYAAPGAFVDAVRPFLRLPS